From the Mycobacterium sp. DL592 genome, the window CGCGCGGCGGCATGGTGCTGGCCACCGCCGAGTACTCCGACGCCGTCGACAAGGGCTGCCCGATGGTCCTCGGCGGCCCGCTGTCGCATGTGATGGCGGCCAAGGCCGTCGCGTTCGCCGAGGCGCGCCAGCCGTCGTTCCAGGCCTACGCCCAGCGTGTCGCCGACAACGCCCAGGCGTTCGCCGACGGGTTGCTCAAGCGCGGCGCCCGGCTGGTCACCGGCGGCACCGACAACCACATCGTGCTGCTCGACGTGCAGAGCTTCGGGCTCACCGGCCGGCAGGCCGAGTCGGCGCTGCTCGACTCCGGCATCGTCACCAACCGCAACTCCATCCCGGCCGACCCCAACGGGGCCTGGTACACCTCCGGGATCCGGTTCGGTACTCCGGCGCTGACGACGCGCGGCTTCGGCCCGGCCGAGTTCGACCGGGTGGCCGAGCTGGTGGTCGAGGTGCTGTCCAACACGCAGCCGGCCCCGGCCAGCGCCGGACCGTCGAAGGCGAAGTATGTGCTGGCCGACGGCACGGCCGACCGGGTGCACGCCGCGTCCGCGGAGCTCCTGGACGCCAACCCGCTGTATCCCGGCCTGACCCTGTAAAAACCCGCGAAACGCGGGCGGCGCGAATTTTTAACAGCCGTGTCGGTGAGTTACAGTAACCGCATGGCACAGAAACCTGTCGCGAACTCGTTGACCCTCGAACTTGAGCCGGTTGTCGCCGACAATCTGGCCCGCTTCCTGGAGACGGCAGAGGAGTGGTACGCCCACGACTACGTCCCGTTCGACCAGGGCGAGAACTTCGCCTTCCTGGGCGGAAAGGACTGGGATCCGTCCCAGGCCACCTTGCCCAAGGACATCGTCGACGCCTGCGAGATCATGCTGATCACCAAGGACAACCTCGCCGGATACCACCGCGAGCTGGTCGAACACTTCATCCTCGAGGACAAGTGGGGCCGCTGGCTGGGCCGGTGGACCGCCGAGGAGAACCTGCACGCCATCGCGCTGCGCGAGTACCTGGTGGTCACCCGTAACTTCGACCCGGCCGCCGACGAGCAGGTCCGCGTCGCCCACGTCATGCGCGGCTACCGCGGCGACAAGCTGACCCAGATCGAGACACTGGTGTTCATGGCCTTCCTCGAGGGCGCTTACGCGGTGTACCTGCGCAACCTGGAAGCCAAGATCACCGAGCCGGTGCTGCAGAGCCTGATCGGCCGGATCGCCACCGACGAGGAACGCCACGCCGAGTTCTTCCGCAACCTGGTGAACTACTGCCTCGAAGAGGTCAGCCGCGACTCGACCCTCAGCTCGATCGCCCGTCGCGCCGGCGCCTTCGGCGTTGTCGGCGGCGACATCATCGAGTATCAGGACAAGGTCGCCAATGTCGCCAAGGCCGGCATTTTCGACCTTGATGCGGCGCGCACCGTCGTCTCCGACACCATCAAGCACTGGGGTCTGAGCGACGAGCCGGTAGTGCGCAAATTCGTCCTGGCGTAACAGCCATATGACGCGGCGCGTCTGATCGGCGCGTCGGCTCACACCGGAGTAGCGTCGCTGGTGATGGCTAGCGACATGCTCTGCTGTCCGGGCGGTACCTATCGTTTCGACGATGAAGGGACCGGCTCCGGTCCTGGTGCCGCAGCGTCCACCGGAAGTTTCGTGTGGAGCCGCGCGAAACGGCTGTTTGCTCAAAGGAGCGCCCAGTGACCCAATCGCCGTCGCCTGAACGTCGGACATATGTGCTCGACACCTCCGTCTTGCTGTCCGATCCGTGGGCGTGCAACCGGTTCGCCGAACACGAGGTGGTGGTACCTCTCGTGGTCATCAGTGAATTGGAAGCCAAGCGTCATCACCACGAGTTGGGCTGGTTCGCCCGACAGGCGCTTCGATTGTTCGACGACCTCCGGCTCGAGCACGGTCGACTCGATCAGCCGATTCCCGTTGGGACACAGGGCGGTACGCTGCAGGTCGAGCTCAACCACAGCGACCCGACGGTGCTGCCGCTGGGCTTCCGCACCGACACCAACGACGCCCGGATCCTCACCTGCGCGGCCAACCTCGCCGCCGAGGGCAAGCGAGTCACCTTGGTGTCCAAGGACATTCCGCTTCGGGTGAAGGCCGGCGCCGTCGGCCTGCCTGCCGACGAGTACCACGCGCAGGATGTCATCACCTCCGGCTGGACCGGGATGAGCGAACTCGACGTCGCGCCCGAGGATATCGACTCGCTCTTCGCCGAGGGCGAGATCGACCTCGTCGATGCGCGGAACCTGCCCTGCCACACCGGTGTTCGGCTGCTTGGTGGCAGCTCGCACGCACTGGGCCGGGTCAACGCCGACAAGAAGGTCCAGTTGGTCCGCGGCGATCGCGAAGTGTTCGGCCTCCGGGGAAGGTCAGCCGAACAACGCGTCGCCCTCGATCTGCTGCTCGACGAGTCGGTGGGCATCGTCTCCCTCGGCGGTAAAGCGGGCACTGGTAAGTCGGCCTTGGCGCTGTGCGCAGGGTTGGAAGCGGTGCTCGAACGGCGCACCCAGCGCAAGGTCGTGGTGTTCCGCCCGCTGTACGCCGTTGGCGGACAG encodes:
- a CDS encoding acyl-ACP desaturase gives rise to the protein MAQKPVANSLTLELEPVVADNLARFLETAEEWYAHDYVPFDQGENFAFLGGKDWDPSQATLPKDIVDACEIMLITKDNLAGYHRELVEHFILEDKWGRWLGRWTAEENLHAIALREYLVVTRNFDPAADEQVRVAHVMRGYRGDKLTQIETLVFMAFLEGAYAVYLRNLEAKITEPVLQSLIGRIATDEERHAEFFRNLVNYCLEEVSRDSTLSSIARRAGAFGVVGGDIIEYQDKVANVAKAGIFDLDAARTVVSDTIKHWGLSDEPVVRKFVLA
- a CDS encoding PhoH family protein, translated to MTQSPSPERRTYVLDTSVLLSDPWACNRFAEHEVVVPLVVISELEAKRHHHELGWFARQALRLFDDLRLEHGRLDQPIPVGTQGGTLQVELNHSDPTVLPLGFRTDTNDARILTCAANLAAEGKRVTLVSKDIPLRVKAGAVGLPADEYHAQDVITSGWTGMSELDVAPEDIDSLFAEGEIDLVDARNLPCHTGVRLLGGSSHALGRVNADKKVQLVRGDREVFGLRGRSAEQRVALDLLLDESVGIVSLGGKAGTGKSALALCAGLEAVLERRTQRKVVVFRPLYAVGGQELGYLPGSESDKMGPWAQAVFDTLEGLASPAVLEEVLSRGMLEVLPLTHIRGRSLHDSFVIVDEAQSLERNVLLTVLSRLGAGSRVVLTHDVAQRDNLRVGRHDGVAAVIEKLKGHPLFAHITLMRSERSPIAALVTEMLEEITPGALP